In Daucus carota subsp. sativus chromosome 4, DH1 v3.0, whole genome shotgun sequence, one DNA window encodes the following:
- the LOC108216655 gene encoding uncharacterized protein LOC108216655, which yields MGKRKKITDHNKTPPPSPSGFMPYSSPMDSFSNEKSSRSVGTSSIKPLSSIMDIMESPVKMASQSNAHHHNRTIVVRHPRHYYGRQYSRRNSTHHTDASSSQGKVTPLHNDRLSFKLARQGNSESSRHAEGRDKASRRLERIRSGTTAMETISADVIQMTCGICQKHLKSRSYIFGNTISSSDLSVVAVLVCGHVYHADCLETKTSYEDRRDPPCPTCTSFFSHIDTPSTKN from the exons GGTTTATGCCATATTCCTCTCCAATGGATTCATTTTCAAATGAG AAATCTTCACGTTCAGTTGGCACCAGTTCAATAAAACCTCTATCTTCCATTATGGATATCATGGAGAGTCCTGTGAAGATGGCGAGCCAGTCAAATGCTCATCACCACAATCGTACAATAGTAGTAAGGCATCCACGTCATTACTATGGCCGTCAATATTCACGACGAAACTCTACTCACCATACTGATGCATCAAGCTCTCAAGGAAAGGTTACTCCTCTACATAATGATAGATTGTCCTTCAAGTTGGCGAGGCAAGGGAATTCAGAATCTAGTAGGCATGCAG AAGGTAGAGACAAAGCATCTCGGAGGCTAGAAAGAATTAGATCTGGTACTACGGCAATGGAAACAATTTCTGCCGATGTAATTCAGATGACATGTGGAATATGCCAGAAACACTTGAAAAGCAGGTCTTATATTTTTGGAAATACCATATCCTCTAGTGACCTGTCTGTGGTGGCAGTGCTAGTTTGTGGTCATGTTTATCACGCTGACTGCCTGGAAACAAAAACAAGTTATGAAGATAGAAGAGACCCGCCCTGCCCCACGTGTACAAGCTTCTTTTCACATATTGATACGCCAAGTACAAAAAACTAG
- the LOC108219375 gene encoding uncharacterized protein LOC108219375, whose translation MVRGKLILICQYGGDFVTNDDGTLSYDGGEANAVNVNLESVFDDLKLELAEMCNRDYNDMSIKYFLPGNRRNLITLKTEKDLKRMLDFHGNSVSTDVFVMGKEGFNHDALNMHADRETSAKLAGTVEPGSEPAIPTDLTPGNQVRGKRVQKRKPAKHVVKRKTGGASSPKPSSDVPVVQGLRATAKSDSRTTTISTHSAGPMVVFESDCAPKSDFSAAANHHSSDKIDLTATPADAVKKRRRTASWKIGANGPMIVVDDEERTPLEKSGHLSHNMKKPRKDVTPRKADCDNRTSNSSSHDHLLENQVDAWRDIIKGVGQEFEGVQEFRDALQKYAMAHRFTYKLRKSEANRVIAVCVVDGCSWRIYASRVSSEHPFEIKKFQDTHTCGGESWKSGHLARSRFVGIIKERLRDSPNLKPREIASGISHDFGISLSYSQVRRATEDAREQLRGSYKEAYNQLPWFCEKISKTNPGSSTNFVTNDDKTFRGLFVAFQATMFGFLNGCRPLLFLEASYIRSDYQEILLTATAVDGNDGFFPVAFAVVDVENSDNWHWFLEQLKYAMSSPQSLTFVSDREKDLKKSVLELFENSHHGYSIYHLMKSFKRNLKGPFSGDGKALLPVTLLAAAHATRLCDFEKCTEQIKKICSKAYDWVMQIEPEFWTSLFFEGEQYNHISQNIAEPYITLMEELRELSIVRKIEALIRMMAGLMDRGQKESCKWTKNLTPSYEKKLQNYSIKARKMKVLCSSDTLFEVRDECIHVVNLDNLDCTCLGWKKLQPCCHAVAVFISTGRNSYDYYSKYFTADSYRSTYSKSINLVLGVKPVEDDDKSPGLTESVLPPVPTRTAAQEKRELKESESVDKRTVTCTRCKEEGHNKKSCKATLEIAEC comes from the exons ATGGTGCGGGGGAAACTTATTCTAATCTGCCAGTATGGCGGTGATTTTGTTACGAATGATGATGGAACTTTGTCGTATGATGGAGGAGAGGCCAATGCAGTAAATGTTAATCTTGAGAGTGTATTTGATGATTTGAAGCTGGAATTAGCCGAAATGTGTAATCGGGACTATAATGATATGTCCATCAAGTACTTCCTTCCGGGAAACAGGCGGAATCTTATTACCCTTAAGACTGAAAAGGACTTGAAaagaatgcttgattttcacgGGAATTCTGTATCTACAGATGTCTTCGTTATGGGAAAGGAAGGGTTTAATCATGATGCATTGAATATGCATGCCGACAG GGAAACCAGTGCGAAACTTGCGGGAACAGTAGAGCCTGGTTCCGAGCCAGCAATCCCTACTGATTTGACCCCAGGCAATCAAGTCCGTGGAAAGCGTGTTCAGAAAAGAAAGCCTGCTAAGCATGTTGTCAAGAGGAAAACGGGGGGAGCTTCCAGTCCCAAGCCTTCTTCTGATGTCCCTGTAGTACAAGGTCTTCGGGCAACCGCTAAGAGCGATAGTAGAACGACTACTATCTCAACCCATTCTGCAGGACCTATGGTTGTTTTTGAATCAGATTGTGCTCCAAAGTCCGATTTTTCTGCTGCTGCAAATCATCACAGCTCGGATAAAATTGATTTAACTGCTACTCCTGCAGATGCTGTCAAGAAAAGAAGGCGCACAGCCTCCTGGAAAATTGGTGCCAATGGTCCCATGATTGTTGTAGATGATGAGGAGAGAACTCCTCTGGAAAAGAGCGGTCATCTGAGCCATAATATGAAGAAGCCCAGGAAAGATGTTACCCCTAGGAAAGCCGACTGTGACAATCGCACTTCCAATTCCAGTTCTCACGACCACTTGTTGGAAAACCAAGTTGATGCTTGGAGGGATATCATTAAAGGTGTTGGTCAGGAGTTTGAAGGTGTTCAAGAATTTCGAGATGCTCTGCAGAAATATGCTATGGCACATCGTTTTACATATAAATTGAGAAAGAGTGAAGCTAATCGTGTAATTGCTGTATGTGTTGTTGATGGTTGTTCTTGGAGGATTTATGCTTCGCGGGTCTCTAGTGAACATCCTTTTGAGATAAAAAAGTTTCAAGATACACACACATGTGGAGGTGAATCTTGGAAATCTGGTCACCTAGCAAGGAGTCGGTTCGTAGGTATCATTAAGGAAAGATTACGTGATTCTCCGAATCTGAAACCAAGAGAAATTGCTAGTGGCATTTCCCATGATTTTGGGATTAGTTTGAGCTACTCACAAGTAAGGCGGGCGACTGAGGATGCACGAGAACAACTTCGTGGATCTTATAAGGAGGCTTATAATCAGTTGCCTTGGTTttgtgaaaaaatatcaaagacTAATCCTGGTAGCTCCACCAATTTCGTCACCAATGATGACAAAACATTCCGTGGTCTTTTTGTGGCGTTTCAGGCAACAATGTTTGGTTTCTTAAATGGTTGTCGCCCGCTTCTTTTTCTTGAAGCATCATATATAAGATCAGATTACCAAGAAATCTTGTTGACAGCAACGGCAGTTGATGGAAATGATGGTTTCTTTCCTGTTGCTTTTGCTGTAGTTGATGTTGAAAATAGTGATAATTGGCACTGGTTTCTAGAGCAATTGAAGTATGCAATGTCGTCTCCTCAATCCCTAACATTTGTTTCGGATAGAGAGAAGGACCTGAAGAAATCTGTGCTTGAGTTATTCGAAAATTCTCATCATGGTTACTCCATCTACCACCTTATGAAAAGCTTTAAAAGGAACTTAAAGGGTCCTTTCAGTGGAGATGGAAAAGCTTTATTGCCAGTTACTCTTTTAGCTGCTGCACATGCGACCAGGCTTTGTGATTTTGAGAAGTGCActgaacaaataaaaaaaatatgttccAAAGCTTATGACTGGGTCATGCAAATAGAGCCAGAGTTTTGGACAAGTTTGTTTTTTGAGGGTGAGcaatataatcatatatcacAAAATATTGCAGAACCATACATTACACTAATGGAAGAATTAAGGGAATTGTCTATAGTACGGAAGATAGAAGCTCTAATACGCATGATGGCTGGGTTGATGGACAGAGGTCAAAAGGAATCTTGCAAGTGGACCAAAAACCTCACACCATCGTATGAAAAAAAGTTGCAAAATTACAGCATAAAAGCACGTAAAATGAAAGTCCTGTGCTCATCAGACACCCTATTTGAAGTTCGGGATGAATGCATTCATGTTGTAAATCTGGACAACTTGGACTGCACTTGCTTGGGATGGAAAAAGCTGCAACCATGCTGCCATGCTGTTGCTGTCTTCATTTCAACAGGTAGGAATTCATATGATTATTATTCCAAATATTTTACAGCTGATAGCTACCGATCAACATATTCCAAGTCCATAAACTTGGTACTGGGAGTGAAGCCTGTGGAAGATGATGATAAAAGTCCAGGTTTAACCGAGTCTGTGCTCCCCCCTGTGCCCACTAGGACAGCGGCCCAAGAAAAGAGGGAACTGAAAGAATCAGAATCTGTGGATAAAAGGACAGTTACCTGTACAAGGTGCAAAGAGGAGGGGCACAACAAAAAGTCATGCAAGGCCACCTTAGAAATTGCTGAGTGTTGA